Part of the Leptolyngbya sp. BL0902 genome, GGGCTCGCCATTAGCCGTCAGTTTATCGAGCTGATGGAGGGCGAGATCACCGTGGAGAGTGTTGTGGGACAAGGGACAACCTTTCGGGTCAGGGTGGCCCTACCCGCAGCCGCTGAGGTTGCTGCGGCCCCGGTTTTGCCCCAATCGGTGCTTGGGTTAGCTCCCAATCAGCCCACCTACCGCATCTTGGTGGTGGATGACTACCGCGAAAATCGGCGCTTGCTGGTGCAGTTCCTCCAGCCCCTAGGCTTTGATCTCTATGAGGCGGAGGATGGCGAAACGGCGATTACCCAGTGGCGCACCCACCGCCCCCACCTGATCTGGATGGATATTCGGATGCCGGGAATGGGTGGGGAGGAAGCCACCCGCCGCATCAAGGCTGATCCAGCGGGCCAAGACACGGTGATCATTGCGCTCACGGCCAGCGTGTTTGAGGAAGAACGCGCCAATATCCTAGCCGCTGGCTGCTCAGACTTTGTCCGCAAGCCCATTACCGAGGCGGTGCTGCTAGAAAAAATCGCCCAACATCTGGGCGTGATCTACCGCTACGGGGAGTCCTCTTCTGAGGTGCCCCAGGCCCCGGTTCCTGCCCCGTCCGACAACTATGCTCTGATGCAGGCCCTAGCCCAGCAACCGAAGGCGTGGCTGCATCAGCTCTATCGAGCGGCGCGGGGAGCTGAGGAAGAGGAAATTACGGCCCTGGTGGATCAGCTCTCGATCCAGGACGCTGACCTAGCCGCAGCCCTTGGCCAGCGGGTGAAGGAATTTCGGCTAGATGAAATCGTCACCCTGACGGAAGGCTGTCAGGCCATGGGCAATCCCATCCTGAGCCTAGGGCAAACGAATCCCCCACCGCGTATTCTCATCGTTGATGATCGATCTGAAAATCGAGAACTTTTGCGCCGCTGGTTGCAGCCCATTGGCTTTGACCTCGCAGAGGCCACCGACGGCGTCACCGCCATTGCGGCTTGGCAAACCTTTCAGCCCCAAGTGATTTTGATGGATATCCGTATGCCGGGGATGGATGGTATCGCCGCCACTCGCCACATTCGCCAGGAAGCGAAGGGATCGCCACCGTGGATTATCGCCCTCACCGCCAGCGGTAGCCCCTGGGAGCAGGGAGAAATTCACGCCGCTGGGTGCGATACCCTCATGTTTAAGCCTCTGGTCGAGGCTGACCTGCTGAGCCTACTTGCTCAGTTGCTCAACCTGAACTACCGTTATCCCTCAGCCAAGGTCTCAGAATGAGTATCCAGGACAAATCCCATCGGGGCGATATTTTGGTGGTGGATGATCGGGCCGACAATCTGCGGTTGCTCGCCACCATGCTGTCGGAGCAGGGGTATAAAGTGCGCAAGGTAATCAAGGGGGAAATGGCCTTTGATGTGGCCCAGGTTAACCCACCTGACTTAATTCTGCTAGATATTTTTATGCCCACCATGTCCGGCTTTGAGGTTTGTCAGCAGCTCAAGGCCGATGTCCGCACCAGCCACATTCCGATTATTTTCCTCAGCGCCTCCGATGAGCCCCTAGATAAGGTGAAAGCCTTTGCAGTGGGCGGCCAAGACTACATCACCAAGCCCTTTGAGATCAACGAAGTGCTGGCCCGTATCGAGCACCAGCTGAGGATCCTGCGCCTACAGCAACAGATGCAGGCCCAAAATCAGCGGCTCCTCGCCGAAATTTCTGAACGCCTGAAGGCCGAAGCGGCCCTTCGTCAAATGAACGACGAACTGGACGAACGGGTTAGGGAACGCACCGCTGAACTCACCCACACCAACCAGCGACTGCAATGGATGGGGCAAAAACTCGAACAGTCGCTAGCCCAAGAGCAGGAGCTAAATCGACTGCGATCACGGGTTATCACCACCATTTCCCACGAATATCGCACCCCCATGGCGATTATCAGCAGTTCCACCGGAATTTTAGAGGACTACTTTGACCAACTCACCCCTGCCCTTCGCCGCAAACACCTAGGTCGCATCCAGGGAGCTATCCAGCGCATGTTAGCCCTCATTGATGATGTGGTGCTGTTTAACCGTCTAGAGTTTGAGCCTGTGGAGGTGAAGCTGGCTCCCACCTGTCTCGCATCAGTGATCGACAATGCCGTCACTGAAATTAATGGGGCAGCCTCGCCCCCCCATCCCATTGCCGTCACGCTCCAGGGAGACTACCTCCAGCCCGTCACCGATGCCAGCCTAGTCCGCACCGTGGTGGTGAATTTGCTCAGTAACGCCGTTAAGTTCTCGCCCGATCAGAACACCATGGAGAACACCATTAGGATGATCGTAGACTGTATAGTTGATTGACTTTAGACTGGGACGTTTTTAAGCTATTTATAAGCGGAGTGATGGTTGAACGAAGAAACGATGCCTTACAGTCTGGATTTAAGGAAGCGCGTGATCGACTTTGTAGAAGGAGGTGGCAGCATCTCGAAGGCGGCGAAAACCTATCAAGTCGGTCGTGCGACAATCTATCGCTGGTTAAATCGAGTCGACTTGGCCCCGACCAAGGTAACCCGACGCCAACGTAAACTCGATTGGGACGCTCTTCGCAAAGATGTGGAGCAGAATCCAGAAGCCACGTTGAAGGAACGGGCTCAGAAATTTGGGGTGAGCATTAGTGCGCTCTCTAAGGTCTTCAAGAAAATGAAAATCACCCGAAAAAAAAAGAACTAAGGTATCGAGAGCGAAATGCAGAAGAACGCATGAAATACTATCGAACCCTGAGAGCATTGATTCAGGTGTATGGCGTCAAAAGCCTGGTCTATATTGATGAGTGTGGGTTTGAGGAAGGCGTGGCTTGTCTGTACGCTTGGTCGAAACGGGGAAAGAAAATCTATGGAGAGCGCCAGGGCAAGCGAGGGAAGAAGGAGAATCTGATTGCGGCCCGGAGGAAAGGCAGAAAAGACTTGATTGCCCCAATGTTGTTTACCGGAAGCTTAGATGCTGAAGGATTTGAGGGATGGTTTAGTCTGTTTTTGTTGACGAACGTCACGACCCCCTCAGTTTTTATTCTAGATAATGCTCCCATCCATCGAAAGACGAAGATTAAAGAACTAGCAGAAGAGGCGGGGCATCAGATTTTATTTTTACCGAAGTACTCTCCCGACCTAAATGATATCGAGCATGACTTTAGTGCCTTAAAGAGAGCCAGAATGTATGCGAAACCCGGCACTTCTCTGGATGACATTATTCGAGACTATTGTGCTTCCTGATGTCTCATTACTAATTCCATCAACTATACCGCCGATCATTTCTCGATTACGGTGCAGGATAACGGCATTGGCATTCCTGCAACGGAGGTGGAAAAAGTTTTTGAGCCGTTCTTTCGCGCCAGCAATACCCTCAACATTCAGGGCGTGGGGATGGGGCTAGCCATTGTCCAAAAATGCCTTGACCTCCTGTCGGCAACCGTCACCCTCCAGAGTCAGCTTGACCAGGGCACAACCATCACCGTGACCTTCCCCAGTCCCCCTCCAGACGCCTAGGCACCATGCCCTGCCCTAGTGCCGATGCTGCACCCTAGGTCTACCCAGGGCGCGGGGGCAAGCCCCGTCGCGACACCACGATCTTAAATCCAGCGCGATCCCAGCTCGGCTACAACCAGCCAACGCTTGCAAACCCCGGACGGATTTCGTCGCCTATGTATTCTGCTCAAACAGCGCCCGAAGGAGGCTAGGAAGCCACTCTCAGGGCGCTGCTTGGGCGATGATCTAAGGGTAAACCCTAATAACCTACTGCCACTTGGCGGCCACCAGTTCGGCTAGGTCAACCACGCGCTGGCTGTAGCCCCACTCGTTGTCATACCAGGCCACGACCTTCACCATGTCGCCACCCATCACCATGGTGAGGCTGGAATCAACGATGGAGGACTCATCGGTCTTGCGGTAGTCGATGGAGACCAGAGGCAGGTCGCTGTAGGCCAGAATACCCTTCATATGGCCTTCGGCGGCTTCTTTCAGCACTTGGTTCACCTGCTCGGCAATGGCGGGTTTTTCCACCTGCACCACCAGGTCAACTACGGATACGTTAGGGGTAGGCACCCGCAGGGCAATACCGTTCAGCTTGCCCGCCATTTCGGGGATCACCAGGGCCACGGCCTTGGCGGCTCCGGTGGTGGTGGGCACAATATTCAGGGCAGCGGCACGGGCACGGCGCAGGTCGCGGTGGCTGGCATCCAGCAGGCGCTGATCCCCGGTGTAGCTGTGGGTGGTGGTCATGGTGCCTTTGATGATGCCAAAGTTTTCGTGCAGCACCTTCACCACGGGAGCCAAGCAGTTGGTGGTGCAGCTCGCGTTGCTGACCACGTTGTAGCCATCGTGGCTATAGTCTTGGTGGTTTACGCCCATGACGTAGGTACCAATGCCGCTGCCCTTGCCGGGAGCGGTGATCAGCACTTTCTTAGCCCCGGCTTCGATGTGGCGAGAGGCACCCTCTTCGCTGACAAACACCCCGGTGGATTCGATCACCAGGTCAATGTCCCAGGCTTTCCAGGGCAGGTTGTTGGGGTTACGATCTGAGTAGCATTTGATGGTTTTGCCGTTGACAATCAGGGTATCTTCCCCGGCCTGAATGTCAGCATCGAGACGACCCAGCATGGAGTCGTACTTCAACAGGTGAGAGTTGGTCTTTGGATCCGAAGTATCGTTAATGGCAACGACCTCCAGGCCGCTGTTTTCCCGCGTCAACCAACACCGCAAAAAATTCCGACCAATGCGGCCAAACCCGTTAATGGCTACTCTAATCACTGCGTTTAACCCTCTGTTGTACTCGGACTAGGTATCTATTCTTAGACGAGAATATGATATCGCAAAGGATGATCCACTTTATAGCCATCCTACGATTGAAGCGGGATCGAACAAATGAGTAGCCGGGATCGCAGCTCCAGAAACCTGTCTAGGCAGCACTTCCGCCTGGGATCGGTCGTGGGTGTATCTAAAATGACCGCCGGGGTAGGGCCATCAGCACTGCTCCCTTAGATCTGGGGTGATAAGGATTGCTGCTGTGGGCGTCCTCGGTCGATAGCGGATCTGTATCAAAGCGGCGATCTCAACCCTGGGATCTTCCACAGCCCACAAAACCCCGGAAAGGCTTTGAAGCCATTGTGTTGCCCCATCTACGGAGGGCAGAAAAGAAGGTGACTGATGTGAACTATATGACCTAGTTTTTTGACATCCTGCGGTACAATCATCGCTAATTTTTAGGAAGCCCTAAGCACAATTTTTAGGCCAATCTAGCAAACCTTGCTATGATGACGCCGGATACATGGTGTGGTGTGGTGTTGTGAAGGAGTGAACGATGCCGAATTCCGTAGATTTCAACGGCAGACCTTTTCATTTTATTGGTATCGGCGGCATCGGCATGTCCGCCCTCGCCTATATTTTAACGAAGCGAGGCATTCCTGTATCGGGTTCAGACCTGCGCCTCAGCCACATTACCCGCCGTCTGCAAGAGGCCGGAGCGCATATTTTTTGGCAGCAAGAGCCTGAAAATCTACAGTATTTTTTGAACTCCCTAGGACACCCAGAAACCGCTTCAGAGTCGTCACT contains:
- a CDS encoding sensor histidine kinase, with the protein product MNYTADHFSITVQDNGIGIPATEVEKVFEPFFRASNTLNIQGVGMGLAIVQKCLDLLSATVTLQSQLDQGTTITVTFPSPPPDA
- a CDS encoding hybrid sensor histidine kinase/response regulator — encoded protein: MSIQDKSHRGDILVVDDRADNLRLLATMLSEQGYKVRKVIKGEMAFDVAQVNPPDLILLDIFMPTMSGFEVCQQLKADVRTSHIPIIFLSASDEPLDKVKAFAVGGQDYITKPFEINEVLARIEHQLRILRLQQQMQAQNQRLLAEISERLKAEAALRQMNDELDERVRERTAELTHTNQRLQWMGQKLEQSLAQEQELNRLRSRVITTISHEYRTPMAIISSSTGILEDYFDQLTPALRRKHLGRIQGAIQRMLALIDDVVLFNRLEFEPVEVKLAPTCLASVIDNAVTEINGAASPPHPIAVTLQGDYLQPVTDASLVRTVVVNLLSNAVKFSPDQNTMENTIRMIVDCIVD
- a CDS encoding type I glyceraldehyde-3-phosphate dehydrogenase, which produces MIRVAINGFGRIGRNFLRCWLTRENSGLEVVAINDTSDPKTNSHLLKYDSMLGRLDADIQAGEDTLIVNGKTIKCYSDRNPNNLPWKAWDIDLVIESTGVFVSEEGASRHIEAGAKKVLITAPGKGSGIGTYVMGVNHQDYSHDGYNVVSNASCTTNCLAPVVKVLHENFGIIKGTMTTTHSYTGDQRLLDASHRDLRRARAAALNIVPTTTGAAKAVALVIPEMAGKLNGIALRVPTPNVSVVDLVVQVEKPAIAEQVNQVLKEAAEGHMKGILAYSDLPLVSIDYRKTDESSIVDSSLTMVMGGDMVKVVAWYDNEWGYSQRVVDLAELVAAKWQ